A stretch of the Halodesulfovibrio sp. MK-HDV genome encodes the following:
- the dksA gene encoding RNA polymerase-binding protein DksA — MEQKDLDHFRTILQGMLDEAQQKGDATLDDLTDNSEMFADPADRATAESDRAFTLRIRDRERKLIKKIRSAITRLDEGSFGVCDDCGEDIGIARLEARPVTKLCINCKSKQEEDERQRAD; from the coding sequence ATGGAACAGAAAGATCTTGATCATTTCCGTACAATTCTGCAGGGGATGCTTGATGAAGCACAGCAGAAAGGTGACGCAACTCTGGACGATCTGACTGATAATAGTGAAATGTTTGCAGATCCTGCAGACCGTGCAACCGCTGAGTCTGATCGCGCGTTTACATTACGTATTCGTGATCGTGAACGTAAGCTCATTAAAAAGATTCGTTCTGCTATTACTCGTCTCGACGAAGGCTCTTTTGGCGTTTGTGACGATTGTGGCGAAGATATCGGTATTGCACGACTGGAAGCACGTCCTGTTACTAAGCTATGCATTAATTGCAAAAGTAAACAGGAAGAGGACGAGCGCCAGCGCGCTGACTAG